From Clarias gariepinus isolate MV-2021 ecotype Netherlands chromosome 1, CGAR_prim_01v2, whole genome shotgun sequence:
tatcTGTGTTTCTTTTCTAATTCGTCAACATGACTCGTCCACTGACTTGTTAATTTAACATTAGGCTTTTAAAATTTGGCACACTCAAAATCAACTCGGCGTAATTTGATATATTGGAACAAATCAGCCAACTGTTATTTGATTTATCATAACGAATCAATTGATGAACAGATTATTTAATGAAATCAACCAGCTGACTGGCATTCTATTCACTGCAATGAATCGAATTATCTGGCGTCCATTTGATTCACCATAACATATCACAACTAACTACAATTAATACTTTACGTGAACAAAATCAGCTAACCGACAATTATATCACCATAACGATCACAATCACCTGTCAGCCCTTCGATTTAATTCTCAAACTGGCATTCAATTCATCAGAACAAACAGGACGTCTTCCATATaacatattcatataataaattTGTTGCAAGTTTACAAAATAAAGTCATCTGGAAGTTGACCGCCGCATTTCAGAATGTGACATTTTTACAGTGTTTAGTTAGACGCACTTGGCGGGTCGATCGTTTCTCAGGTCGATGCCGTAAACAACGGCATCTTCTCCAGTGGAGAGGAAACAGCAGGGCGAATCCGGCTCCAGGGCCagctaaaccaaaaacacacatacgcacacacagacaagtacaaagacaagcaaagacaaaatttttttaaatacatttgcaaCCACAAACGCTTTTATATGCGGTGAGAAATAAAACCTGTAGTGTAAGAGATGACATTTTGGGCCACACGGGATTCATTCGCGCTACAAGATGTGTTGTACCTTGTGTGCAGCGCCTTTGTGCTGAGCCACTCGTTTTGTGTTTTTGCAGCGTTGCGTGGCGGACAGCTCGGCTATCCGGACCTGCCCGTCCCGAGCACACATGGCCAGTGTGGAGTCGCCACTGTGAGGGAGAAACTTTGCCTGCAGAAACAGAAGAATAGTTACATCTTTATTATAATCAAGCAGAAACAAACTAACTAACAGAATACAGTTTAATTCAACATGACGAGTAAACACACTGGGATGTCCGGGCTGACCTCAAAGCCAATTAAACAAATCGTCATCTGGTACGTGGAATCAAAATTTAGGTGAGTCAATTTaaggaattaaattaaacatgatTCAGCAAAACAATTTAACTAGCTATTAGCCAGGAAAAACTAAATCCTTTGTTAAAGGTTTGCCTGAACCTCTTACCTGAAACACGTTGCTCTTGTGCCCACTCTCGAACTCGAGCTCAGCATGGCGTCTTGCCCAGTCCCAGATGACCACGCGCAGGTCATCGCTGCCCGAGGCGAGGCGTGTCCCGGAAGGGTTAAAGTGGAGCGTGTTGACGCAGCCGCTGTGCCGCTCAAGCCGAGCCTGAAGCTCCAAGCGCTGCACGAGTCCCCGAGAACCGCACACGCTCCGCACGAAGCAGGACGAGTTCTTCCCGATCTCCCGCTCCCGCAGGGACGGCACTGCGCGCCACTTGGGCCCAGCCATCTCCTTGACGTCTGCCCCAATCCATGCCTCCATGTCTTCGTCTTCTTCCTTTTCGTTctcttcttcatcttcatcaacATTGTCCTCCTCTTCATCATCGTTGTCATCGCCATCGTCATCGTCAGAGCTGGAAGAGCGGCGTGACATGGGCCGGTTTCGCTTCCGGCCGGCTCTCCTGTTCTCATCCTTTTTTGCTCGCTCTTTCCGACCACCGTCCTCGCTGTCTTGCTCCCTTCCCTCCTCCACAAAAGAGTACATGAGGCTGCTGTCCATGCTGTCCGtgtcctcttcttcctcctcttcttcctcttcttcttcaacTGGCTGATCCTGATCTGGGCTCAGTTCTATCAGAAAGAATACACCTTCCATCGATTTTTCGCAATTTCGAGgtgtttaaaaagaataaaatttgaTTCTTTTAAACGAATCATGCTGGTTTTTGATTCACTTTCACGAATCATACATAAATCAGATTCATGCAAGTGGATCAGTGGTGTTTAATTCAGAAGAACAGATCATAATAACTGCTGTCTGATTCATCTGAACACATCGCTCAGGTATCTAAACCTGAGAATAAACCATCGTACTGTTCTCAGAATATAAACTCATTCACTGGTATTAGGGTATGGTGATCTAAACTAGAGGCTGAATTACTCTAATGTATCTGAACCAAATTCTTCTCATCTAATCACTATTTTATGTGATTCACCAGAACGAATCATTATACAGGAATCTGATTCATCTTAACGGATCAGTCTGTAATACAGTGCTTTGGTATGAATTATTATACCTGCATCTGATTCATCCGAGTGAACCACTCTATTGTCTTAATCCCCAGAATGGATCATTATACTGGTATCAGAATCATCTGCACAAATCTCTTTCTTAATGCGACGCAAGAAAATTAATCATTTcgaacaatgaaaaaaattatgttcaATGTACTACAATCGATCGTTATACTCATATCTGATTCATCTGAACAAACCAGTCGACCTGCCGTTACCTGAATCGGGTTGTATCTGATCCTCTGTATTTGAAGTCGAGTCTCCTTCATTGGCCCTCCCCTTCTCTGGTTCTGGATCATCAGCGCCACCTAGAGGATTAGCCACACAGACGCACACCTGATTAGATGACAACACGCTGTAAGTTGTAATGCGCAAAGTAAAACACAAATGAgggaaaaacataaataaaataaaaaactctgaAGAGAGATGACACTTATGCCACTGACCGTTTGGAACGCTGGATTGCCCTTGAGTGTCCGCCATGCTGCCTCCGAGTCCTTCCTCCTAACGAAGGGAGCCTTGAGGTCGGGGGAGTAAATAAATCAGCGTTATATCATAACAGCTCCTCCATGTTTTAAATACAGACTGATTGGACAGCGGGTGAAATAAATGAGCCCACTTTAAGACGtaaaacagaagaaaataataaacagaagaaTACAAGTCAGGAAAATTATGCAAATTAGACATGCATGCAATAAATAAGGACACTTTTACGCACAGTGTTTAGACCGAACCTTATTTAGGCTGGTGAGAACTCAGTTCCTCAAGATTCGCAAGAAAGCGAATCAAATCTAAATCGACTCACTGCACAAAGcgaaagaaaaacatgatgtCCTGTCTGTTTTAgtttacagcatttttattttcctgtaaacataaacataagtCACAAGGCATGAGACAGGTGTGTCTGAGAAAGCTGTCTTTTTTTAACAAGCAGAGTCTAATGAAAAGCGATTCAACTGCACAAAGTGAATCGAAAACACGAAGTGTGATTTGGTTCGCAGCTGACTTTTTGGAGATTAACCAAGCCTTAAGGACagagatgtgaaaaaaaaaagaagtcccTTACAGTTTTTAGGcaaattagacaaaaaaaaagttttgatttgtttgtatGGCAATTCATATCACaccttaattatttaaattaattaatttatattatttatattatattaataattatttatattactttttacTTAATATCTGCTTTCATTTGTTGtgataaaatgttgcagttcctctat
This genomic window contains:
- the dcaf8 gene encoding DDB1- and CUL4-associated factor 8; translation: MADTQGQSSVPNGGADDPEPEKGRANEGDSTSNTEDQIQPDSELSPDQDQPVEEEEEEEEEEEDTDSMDSSLMYSFVEEGREQDSEDGGRKERAKKDENRRAGRKRNRPMSRRSSSSDDDDGDDNDDEEEDNVDEDEEENEKEEDEDMEAWIGADVKEMAGPKWRAVPSLREREIGKNSSCFVRSVCGSRGLVQRLELQARLERHSGCVNTLHFNPSGTRLASGSDDLRVVIWDWARRHAELEFESGHKSNVFQAKFLPHSGDSTLAMCARDGQVRIAELSATQRCKNTKRVAQHKGAAHKLALEPDSPCCFLSTGEDAVVYGIDLRNDRPANKLVVVKENDKKVSLYTIYVNPANTHHFAVGGRDQYLRIYDQRKINENENNGVLKKFCPSHLVSSDSKKNITCLVYSHDGSELLASYNDEDIYLFDSSHSDGADYLRRYKGHRNNATVKGVNFYGPCSEFVVSGSDCGHIYLWDKHSACVVQFMEGDRGGVVNCLEPHPHLPGLATSGLDHDVKLWAPTAQHPTNLKGLKEVMKKNKRERDEDSAQHGEQYDTQLLWFLMRHMRNRRPLRTRSRHGEGGDGDTDTESYSSADSSDDEDGGPDHVQCMSS